AGGAGCTCCTTGGCGACGCTTTTCCGCTTCCGGTGATGCTGTGGTCGCGTGCCGGCGGCGCGCGGAAACCGGCTTGGGTCCTGCGGCGGCTTGGCAGGGTTCTCGGGGGCGCGGGCGGAAGCATGGCGAAGAGCAGCTACGAGTACGTGAGGCAGTTCGAGGCGGACGACACGTGCCTGCACAACTGCTGGATCGTGGTGCGCCTGGACGGTCGCAGCTTCCACAGGTGAGGGGGGCCTGACAGTCTCGTGGCTCGCGGGACTACCACTCCCAGCGTGCTGTGCGGTAGCGTGCGACGCTTAAACGTTAGGGCACGTGCCGGTAAGGCTCCAGGCAGCAGGTGTGAGGCTCTGGTTCTTAATCAGGGAGATCAGACGTTGCAGCCTGGCCTATGATGTCTCCTAATTTCTAGTCaacatacagaaaaaaaatagttttggAACTCATTGACAGGTCAGTTAAGATTATGTAAACCTAGAGATACTTTGAAGACACGGTTGATGGTCAATGTATTTATGTGaacaaaaatacagtatttctgtgatacttaaaaaaaaaactcatttagatttactttataacattttattgaagaaatgcaagaaatacataataatataacagtaaaatagtcattacattaaattgaccatattaacttctaataaatgtttatcattccttcaaaataaatgttTATATCTCTCAATATGTTCCCTCAATTTCCGACCCCCCCTttatatattattgtatatttatttgattccttcaataaaaatgttataaagtaaaCAGGACTTATTCATAGATCTTGTTTATtctttaacattttattgaagaaatgcaacAAATACACAATAATATAACAcagtaaaatagtcattacatttaaattgaccatattaacttctaataaatgtttatcattccttaaaaataaattttttatatcTCTCAATATGTTCCCTCAAtttccaacctccccccccccccatattttaaACAGGACTTATTCATAGATTTTGTTTAGAATTATAGGAGTTTTGATTAAGCACAATTAATTTATAACGTTTTTGAGCACAATTAAACAATGTTTTACTATGAATTCAACTGCAAAGAACATCCTCCTACATCACATTTTTCATTTGCATAAacattttatcattcctccaacatatattttaatatatctaaactaTTTTTCCCTATATCCCCCCTTATTACTTTATATATTAAAATCATTccaatttccctccctaccctagaatgaaaggtgacataaaacatcaaataaacaaaaatatttaaaaaaaaccccaacacatttatatctaatataaagtattacgaatcatacttcttgctttcgaggataatttttgtatataaggatcccagatttttaaaaataatcgtgttcttttaggaaatttacgaacctcaaaaacctcaaataaaattaaacgatggaattgattcctccaatgccaataatTTGGAGAATCTTTTTGTAACCAATATTGTAATatgcatttatgaccaatcatacatGCTTTTTGAAAAAGAATACATCTTTCAtgtccaaaaaccccacaagatGCTGCCTACCAAACAACACACCTTTTGGAGATTCAACCAATTGACAATTCCATATTGaccccaaaaataataggatggcagaccagaaagatTTAGATTTAGTTATAGGACAATGCATTTATGTGAACAAAATGAGTATGTTCATAGTGGAGGATGTAGGAGAGTCTAcgagtatacacttctccctcccgatTCACAGGTTTAGGACTCGCCAGTCTCTAAACCCGGACCCACTCCCAcctgcctcctggacctctccacaccttacctggtggtctagcggtgaagcggggcaggagcgttcTTCCTACGCTCCGGCCCCATGCGAAGTCGTCCACAAGAATGAccgctgtgagttcccgtggtctcacgagactacaacaggaactcgcggcagccatttttgttgacggctctgcacggggcaggagcataggaaaagcgcttctgccccgcttcaccgctagatcaccaggtaaggtgtggagaggtctgggaggcgggggtgggtcagattcagccctaaaagttatttgtgttttttcaatatttgcaggccggctctgcccctaacccccgcaaatattgagggggaagtgtatgttgtattgttatttattttgtatgttttgtAAAAATTGCCTAGATTTTAGacaatatatacattttttaaataaataaggagactgagaggggacatgatagaaacattcaagatactaaagggaatagacttagtagataaaggcaggttgttcaccctctccaaggtagggagaatgagagggcactctctaaagttaaaaggggacagattccatacaaacgtaaggaactttttcacccagagagtggtgaaaaactggaacgctcttccggaggctgttatagggattcaagacaaagttagacaagttcctgttgaaccggaataTATGAAGGTAGGTCTGGTCTcaaggcactgatctttgacctgggggccactgcaggaacggactgctgggcacgatggaccactggtctgacccagtatgcatTGCTTCCTAGATTGTTTTGCTGATTTGTGTTTGAAAGACAAATTATTTTACCCTTTAGGTTTGTAGAACAACATAACTTTACAAAACCCAATGATGATCGGGCTTTGCAGTTGATGAACAAATGTGCACAGACTGTGATGCTGGAACTGAAAGATATTACTATTGCTTATGGACAGAGCGATGAATACAGCTTTGTTTTTAACAAAAAAACACATTGGTTTAAGAGGAGAGCCAGGTAAGAGAGGAAGTGTGTTAAGTAAAAATAACTTTCCATCTGTTTACAATCTCATAAGCATTGTCGGTTTATTTTGAGGTTATGTCATGGGGTTTCCTCGGTTGCATGCCATCTTTACACACTTACAACATGTTTAAACTGGCTCTTTAAAATCAGCTTAGTAGCCTGCagaacattgggtatttttgttgTGGGGTGTTAGTGCTGTTTTTAGTGCTGTTTGTGTGTTGCAGTGAGGTGGATGATTCATGCATTAGTTGCCATCTCGGTTGTGACTTGGATTAGTCTCTGGATGATGGGCAAAGATAGATAAGGCCATTTATTCACTACACATTCATACACAGttctttatatatctatatacagtcaaatctcggtttgcgaatgttttgcaagacgagcaaaacattctcgcaaaacttgtctcacaaaccaagtgttgactcgatttgccaGAACCCacccgagaaccagcatcgctcccccccacgCTCGAAtaggcacccccctccccgcgtGAACCGGCACTCCCCACCTGACCAACTtgaattcacccccccccaccccaccccgtatggcaccggcacgagaaccggcatcgctcccccccactcgcaaaggcccccccccccacttgaatcggcaaaccccccccccccccaatgccggttctcgtgccggtgccagacagggggtGAGTTCAAGTTGgttgggcggggggtgccggttcgagcagGGGGGGGAGCAGCCAGTTTGAAGGAAAACAAGAGCAATGCAATAAGATATAGATATTGATCTCTTTGATTTATAGCTGACACAGAGCCTCATTATGTGTCTGGAAAAGAGACTCTGATGAAATCACCATCATATTTAAAATAAAGTTGTGTGTTCTGGTTATTGTTTGTAATGTTTCATATATACCCACAGGAATAATTGCCCTGTGCCAAACAGAAGTTCAGAAGAGATTTGTAAAGAATGTGAAGGGTAAAATCTGAACAGTATTCTGGGTGCATGCCACTAGATGACTATTACTGCCTAGCAGTGTAACAGAAGGCTCTTGCTGTTGTTGTGACATGTCAGTAATgtgatctctctttctctcctgggAAGTAAGTTCATGAGTCATGTGGTATCCCAGTTTGCTGCCAGCTATGTCTTCTACTGGAAGGATTACTTCAGTGACCAACCGCTTCTCTACCCACCAGGATTTGATGGAAGGGTGATATTATATCCAAGCAACCAGAATTTAATGGACTACCTCAAATGGAGGCAGGCAGACTGTAAGGATCTCATGAGAACCTGTTCATATTATTTCAGTCTTGGTGCTTTAACCTGCCTTTCTACTGCCCATCTGTTCATGGTTactctttcatttttttccattgtgtCCATCTAATAttgtttagcttctttttaaagtATTAGAGAAAATCTGAGCACTGAAGGCTGGTTAGTTTCATTTTTCAGGGCTACTAACTCTTAGAAGCAAAGGTGGTGCTTGTCTAAGTCTGTTGTCTTTGATTTCCCTTAATTGCCTTTTCTGTTAAATAGGCATctgtacattaggtgatcaatccatgctcGTGAACCATTTGCAGAAGAGTGTcgatcacatctttcagctcctcctccatcaccagtggagtataaCTGCCTCTTTAGtatttccttctgcaagcgaaccaagaagaggttttctgatctgctcaatttggtttttattattttgggggctTTTTACTCTGTTTCGGGAGGCTTTGGTGCCAAAGGATGCAGACTCCGCGAAGGCAGACTAGCTCGCAGGCAACCCGAAGGTGTACCTGATGAGCCAGTTTGCTTTGTTACTTCAAGGTTGGGGTTTGTTCCCCTGGAAGCCTGCTTTCCATCTGATTTATTAGAGGCTTGAGTTCAAGCTGTGAGGCCCCTCTGTGATTCCCTTTGGGGATTTGTGGGGGTTGAGTCTTCAGTCGGTTCCAttccaactggcagcctgaagatctccaggtctggactagagagttgcgcggggacagaaatcccacccgtccccgccaaagtcccacccgtccccgtgaggaatcccacccgtcaccgtgaggaatccctccgtccccacccgtccccgcgaggaatcccctccgtccccaccaggaatcccctccgtccccgcccgtccctataaacttcagaaatagttatttcatttaattatgctactgaattaaaggctctggtagaaacccatttacaaataagcaaaaagactttattaatttgaaaatattaattgggaagaatacatactttgtaaacgggtttctaccagagcctctaatgtttataaatttttatcaacacaactaatatactactttatcctgaagcaaaaaaaaaagaaatagaattattttcctacctttgttgcctggtttctgctttcctcatgttctcattcaattccttccatccactgtctctcttccttctgcatcttccatttgctctgttactgtgcctctccctttcttcccccttccaaattggtctggcacccatcttcttctctccgctccccccatagtctggcatctgtcttcttccctgccagcgtcttctccctactctctcttcctcatttcctttcaatgtccttctccccccatcttccccatgtcctttcagcgtccttctccctctctgtcttccccatggcctttcagcgtccttctccacccctttgtcttccccatgtgctttcagcatccttctccctcctctgtcttccacaagtgctttcagagtccttcccccccccccccgcccttcccatggcctttcagcatccttctccacccctttgtattcccccatgtgctttcagcgtccttctccctcctctgtcttcaagtgctttcagagtccttccccccctcctgtcttcaccatggcctttcagcgtccttctccctctctccttctctaccgccccggttgcagcacagccggccaggtccccttacttttgtggcacttccccgaccgaccgacaacagccccggtccgacaaacctccctgcccttaaccgcgaatctaaattaccttcttacagctgctgtaagaaggtaatttagattcgcggttaagggcagggaggattgtcggaccc
The nucleotide sequence above comes from Geotrypetes seraphini chromosome 18, aGeoSer1.1, whole genome shotgun sequence. Encoded proteins:
- the THG1L gene encoding probable tRNA(His) guanylyltransferase isoform X1 — encoded protein: MLWSRAGGARKPAWVLRRLGRVLGGAGGSMAKSSYEYVRQFEADDTCLHNCWIVVRLDGRSFHRFVEQHNFTKPNDDRALQLMNKCAQTVMLELKDITIAYGQSDEYSFVFNKKTHWFKRRASKFMSHVVSQFAASYVFYWKDYFSDQPLLYPPGFDGRVILYPSNQNLMDYLKWRQADCHINNLYNTVFWALVHQGGLTKAQAQERLRGTLSSDKNEILFSEFNINYNNEPLMYRKGTILVWQKVNEIATKQINSEKEVKQTPSKVTSLHCDIIGQQFWKEHPEILDDS